A window of the Phragmites australis chromosome 20, lpPhrAust1.1, whole genome shotgun sequence genome harbors these coding sequences:
- the LOC133902374 gene encoding HMG-Y-related protein A-like, with product MAADGEEAPNPAPPPPPLSLPLLSYPEMILEAIDALDDENGSNKMAIAGYIRGKYGASLPPAHTTLLAAHLFRMKTTGELAFARNNYFLPDDDEQEPSASAPADPASLPHLRLSPEPKDPVAEATDGAPSAAFVFAADADGVPAPATVVVVDTSTVPVKRGRPPKPKDPAAEATSGAPAAAPVVTADGSAVPVKRGRGRPPKPKDPVAEANAQASSGMPRPRGRPPKKAKVAQEAPVGAPAPASIRAADANAVPIKRGRGRPPKPKDPVAEANAQASSGMPRPRGRPPKKAKVAQEAPVGAPAPASIRAADANAVPIKRGRGRPPKVRPPVVAESGNA from the exons ATGGCGGCCGATGGGGAGGAGGCCCCCAATCCCGCCCCACCTCCGCCCCCGCTCTCGCTTCCACTTCTGTCCTACCCTGAG ATGATCCTGGAGGCGATCGACGCGCTGGACGACGAGAACGGCTCCAACAAGATGGCGATCGCGGGCTACATCAGGGGCAAGTACGGCGCCAGCCTCCCTCCCGCGCACACCACCCTCCTCGCGGCGCACCTCTTCCGCATGAAGACCACCGGCGAGCTCGCCTTCGCTAGGAACAACTACTTCCTCCCTGACGACGACGAGCAGGAACCCAGCGCGTCTGCCCCCGCCGATCCCGCATCTCTGCCGCACCTCCGCTTGTCCCCCGAGCCCAAGGACCCCGTCGCCGAGGCTACCGATGGCGCGCCGTCTGCAGCTTTCGTCTTCGCTGCTGATGCCGATGGCGTCCCTGCTCCAGCTACCGTCGTCGTCGTTGATACCAGTACCGTGCCTGTCAAGCGAGGACGGCCTCCCAAGCCCAAGGACCCTGCCGCCGAGGCAACCAGTGGTGCGCCTGCTGCAGCTCCTGTCGTCACCGCTGATGGCAGTGCCGTGCCTGTCAAGCGAGGGCGCGGACGACCCCCCAAGCCCAAGGACCCTGTCGCTGAGGCCAATGCCCAGGCCAGCAGTGGCATGCCCCGCCCGCGTGGCCGCCCGCCCAAGAAGGCCAAGGTCGCGCAAGAAGCTCCCGTTGGCGCGCCCGCTCCAGCTTCTATCCGCGCAGCTGATGCCAACGCTGTGCCTATCAAGCGCGGGCGTGGACGACCCCCCAAGCCCAAGGACCCCGTCGCTGAGGCCAATGCCCAGGCCAGCAGTGGCATGCCCCGCCCGCGTGGCCGCCCGCCCAAGAAGGCCAAGGTCGCGCAGGAAGCTCCCGTTGGTGCGCCCGCTCCAGCTTCTATCCGCGCAGCTGATGCCAACGCTGTGCCTATCAAGCGCGGGCGTGGACGCCCCCCCAAGGTGAGGCCTCCGGTGGTCGCTGAGTCGGGCAATGCTTAA
- the LOC133901898 gene encoding plant UBX domain-containing protein 2-like — protein sequence MKDKMKDFMKKVTSSSAPSSFKGPSHVLGSGPSRSASHPASRPANPNPNPAPRQPPPRPAPASADFTPFTPLISSTTSASRRPDAAANGFAATVVCPSCSDPFPSELAVSEHLDGCIASAGGARARAAAYLTADPPPPASAVEVVKRLLGNLLREPGNEKFRKVRLTNPRIKEAVADREGGVELLEAVGFRVGDEGGELFAVMDEVPGDARLGGIRRAVLLLERAHPSAPAQVKAGAKESSSNAVDEQEVNKTIDRQIRVFFSVPGSSVGENDLPDSFYNLSGEEIRNEAKMRRERLEQSRLLIPKSYKEKQVLAARQKYKQAVIRVQFPDRVILQGVFLPGEATTSLYEFVASALKQPGLEFELICPAVPKPRVVPHFPKYGEQARTLQDEDLVPSALLKFKPKETDSVVFTGLLDELLVASEPLTAASS from the exons ATGAAGGACAAGATGAAGGATTTCATGAAGAAGGTCACCTCCTCCTCGGCCCCATCCTCCTTCAAGGGCCCCTCCCACGTCCTCGGCTCCGGCCCCTCCCGCTCCGCCTCCCACCCCGCCTCCCGCCCTGCAAACCCCAATCCTAATCCTGCCCCCAGGCAGCCCCCGCCGCGGCCCGCACCGGCGTCCGCCGATTTCACCCCTTTCACGCCCCtcatctcctccaccacctccgcctcgcgccgcccTGACGCTGCGGCCAACGGCTTCGCCGCCACAGTGGTGTGCCCGAGCTGCAGTGACCCCTTCCCGTCTGAGCTCGCCGTCTCCGAGCACCTCGACGGCTGCATCGCGTCGGCGGGGGGCGCccgcgcgcgcgccgccgcgTACCTCACCGCCGACCCGCCGCCACCCGCCTCCGCCGTGGAGGTGGTGAAGAGGCTGCTCGGGAACCTGCTCAGGGAGCCCGGGAACGAGAAGTTCAGGAAGGTTAGGCTGACCAACCCGCGGATCAAGGAGGCCGTGGCGGATAGGGAGGGCGGAGTGGAGCTGCTTGAGGCCGTCGGGTTCAGGGTCGGGGATGAAGGCGGGGAGCTGTTCGCCGTGATGGACGAGGTGCCCGGTGACGCGAGGCTCGGTGGGATCAGGCGGGCCGTGCTCCTGCTCGAGAGGGCACACCcctcggcgccggcgcaggTGAAGGCTGGGGCCAAGGAGAGCAGCAGCAATGCAGTTGATGAGCAGGAGGTTAACAAGACCATTGATCGGCAG ATTCGGGTATTCTTCTCTGTTCCTGGAAGTTCTGTTGGAGAAAATGACTTACCAGATTCCTTTTACAATCTTAGCGGTGAGGAGATAAGGAATGAAGCAAAGATGAGGAGGGAAAGGTTAGAACAATCTCGACTGCTAATTCCAAAGTCTTACAAGGAGAAGCAGGTGCTGGCTGCTCGACAGAAGTATAAGCAAGCAGTCATCCGAGTTCAGTTTCCAGATAGAGTAATTCTCCAGGGTGTATTCCTTCCAGGAGAGGCCACTACTTCCCTATATGAG TTTGTCGCATCTGCTCTGAAGCAGCCTGGTTTGGAATTTGAACTTATCTGTCCAGCCGTTCCTAAGCCGCGTGTAGTACCTCATTTTCCAAAATATGGAGAGCAGGCACGCACGCTTCAAGACGAAGACCTCGTCCCTTCTGCGCTCCTCAAATTCAAGCCCAAGGAGACCGATTCAGTCGTATTCACTGGTCTGCTTGACGAGCTTCTTGTGGCCAGTGAGCCACTCACAGCTGCATCCTCATGA